A segment of the Desulfofundulus kuznetsovii DSM 6115 genome:
ATTTGCCGGGCCGGAAGGCGTGGGCAAGACCACCACGGCCCTGGCCTTTGGGGCCGCCCTGCTGTGCCGGCAGCCCGACTCCGGGGATGCCTGCGGTCAGTGCCGGGATTGCCGGCAGGCAGCCGCACAAAACCACCCCGACCTGCACCGGATTGCTCCCCAGGGGGCGTCTATCAAGATCGGGCAAATGCGGGAGATGTTGCGCCGCATTACCCTGTCCCCCTACCAGGGGCAGCGGCAGATTTTTCTCGTGGAACAGGCGGACCTGATGACCCATGAGGCGGCCAACTGCCTTTTAAAAACCCTGGAAGAACCACCGGCCGGTACGGTGCTTATTTTAATTTCCGACCGTCCCCAGGCTTTGCTGCCTACAATCCTTTCCCGCTGCCAGATCTTCACCTTTCACCCGCTGCCCCCGGAACAGGTGGCCGGTATCCTGAAAAGGGGAATGGACGCTTCCCGGGAAGAACTGGAGCTGCTGGCCCGGCTTACCGGGG
Coding sequences within it:
- the holB gene encoding DNA polymerase III subunit delta', giving the protein MKLANIVGHGEIIRALCRAVEQDRVSHAYLFAGPEGVGKTTTALAFGAALLCRQPDSGDACGQCRDCRQAAAQNHPDLHRIAPQGASIKIGQMREMLRRITLSPYQGQRQIFLVEQADLMTHEAANCLLKTLEEPPAGTVLILISDRPQALLPTILSRCQIFTFHPLPPEQVAGILKRGMDASREELELLARLTGGCPGRAVRLAGMNGGYFGLRQKVVDLATGLGRASVMEAFRLAAIVAEDKELALAYLELFLLWYRDLLVWKETGAPGLLFNQDHLSLVDREARLYSCTRLLEIIKEIERTRDSLLANVNTRLALEMLFMRLAGAA